Below is a window of Candidatus Hydrogenedentota bacterium DNA.
ATCTTGTTCGAACGCATCAGATTGAGGTGAGGTGCATACCGGATGTGTTTTGTTCCACTTGGAATCGGAGTGAATACCCTGTAAGTTAGTCACAACCTACGGAGGAATTCACAGTGAAACGTAAACGGAAGCATATCAGCGGGACTGAGAAGGTAGCTGCGCTGCGGCGCCATCTTTTGGAGGGGGTTCCGATTTCCACCCTCTGCGATGAGCTCGGGGTGGCGCCGACGGTGTTCTACCGCTGGCAGAAGGAGTTCTTCGAGAACGGGGC
It encodes the following:
- a CDS encoding transposase; translation: MKRKRKHISGTEKVAALRRHLLEGVPISTLCDELGVAPTVFYRWQKEFFENGASVFEKASKGRREQESEQARRVELLEAKLATKNEVLSELMEEHVKLKKELGEL